Proteins encoded in a region of the Coffea eugenioides isolate CCC68of chromosome 4, Ceug_1.0, whole genome shotgun sequence genome:
- the LOC113769518 gene encoding protein MICRORCHIDIA 7-like, producing the protein MAEKKISPKIKSEILEEISPKPSTEAVVYGQTASVIDLSSSSSDSDSDDLPLSDDDVAGDNSRPKKKKKKVDGSTANVKLPLGFLDPLPTKETRLSSSSPAPLAVHVPGDDALLALPAPKGNAAVSLQCNAKQFWKAGDYEGAPSGDWDSSFGGMDHVRVHPRFLHSNATSHKWVLGAFAELLDNSLDEVCNGSTYVNIDMIENKKDGNRMLLIEDNGGGMNPDKMRQCMSLGYSAKSKIADTIGQYGNGFKTSTMRLGADVIVFSRSRGKEGNRSTQSIGLLSYTFLRGTGKEDIVVPMLDYERRGQAWDKIIRSSAADWSRNVDTIVKWSPFSSEADLLQQFNWMKDHGTRIFIYNLWEDDQGLLELDFDADPHDIQIRGVNRDEKNIQMAQQHPNSRHFLTYRHSLRSYASILYLRIPPGFRIILRGKDVEHHNIVNDMMMTKEVTYRPQAGVDGIPRDVNMVAIVNIGFVKDANAHIDVQGFNVYHKNRLIKPFWRVWHPPGSDGRGVIGVLEANFVEPAHDKQGFERTTVLSRLEKKLVEMQKHYWTSNCHKIGYAPRRSKKSANEEDNSPDSSLKYKSAKNAEMNDKAPDSGKRSLRSNSVDVSQNGHTEQGNNRSRTPGKRLSYSERSSPAAEDVSDDDGPTNVHKSQRNDFSQKSSSTRKLHGKHSSQTCSRSRSAIAGHNFSKGGKPVGITTELDSESEDVGNGSSEVLDQLKEENHVLKERIERKEEEILGDLLKDLDEEKKRCKSLEAQLEGAKEEIQELRKEQESLIDIFSEERQRREIEEENLRKKLKDASNTIQDLLDKVRLLEKTRSISNGKRER; encoded by the exons ATGGCCGAAAAGAAAATTTCCCCGAAAATTAAATCAGAAATTCTCGAAGAAATCTCGCCGAAGCCTTCGACGGAGGCGGTGGTTTATGGGCAGACGGCTTCCGTAATTGATCtcagtagtagtagtagtgaTTCAGATTCCGATGACTTGCCGCTTTCAGATGATGACGTGGCGGGAGACAATTCGAggccgaagaagaagaagaagaaggtggACGGGTCGACTGCGAATGTGAAATTGCCGCTAGGGTTTCTTGATCCTTTACCAACTAAGGAAACGAGGTTGTCTTCATCATCACCGGCACCGTTGGCTGTGCATGTGCCGGGGGATGATGCTCTTTTAGCCTTGCCGGCGCCGAAGGGAAATGCGGCGGTGAGTTTGCAGTGTAATGCTAAGCAGTTTTGGAAGGCTGGAGACTATGAAGGAGCTCCTTCCGGTGATTGGGACTCATCTTTCG GAGGGATGGATCACGTGAGGGTTCATCCCAGATTCCTGCATTCAAATGCCACAAGTCATAAGTGGGTCCTTGGAG CATTTGCAGAGCTCTTGGACAACTCACTTGATGAG GTCTGCAATGGATCAACATATGTTAACATAGATATgattgaaaacaagaaagatgGGAACAGAATGTTGCTGATTGAAG ATAATGGTGGGGGCATGAATCCTGATAAAATGCGTCAATGCATGTCACTTGGGTATTCGGCGAAGAGCAAAATAGCTGATACTATTGGGCAGT ATGGAAATGGCTTTAAGACTAGTACAATGAGGCTTGGAGCTGATGTTATTGTTTTCTCACGGTCTCGTGGCAAAGAAGGAAATAG GTCCACACAAAGCATTGGTTTATTGTCCTACACATTTTTGAGAGGCACAGGAAAGGAAGATATTGTAGTTCCCATG CTTGATTATGAAAGAAGAGGCCAAGCGTGGGACAAGATAATAAGATCATCTGCCGCTGATTGGAGTAGGAATGTAGATACTATAGTGAAGTGGTCTCCTTTTTCAAGTGAAGCAGATCTTCTTCAACAG TTTAATTGGATGAAAGATCATGGCACTCGAATATTCATATACAATCTTTGGGAGGATGACCAAGGACTTTTAGAACTTGACTTCGATGCTGATCCCCAC GATATTCAAATTAGAGGCGTTAACAGGGATGAGAAGAATATACAAATGGCTCAACAGCATCCCAACTCCAGGCACTTCTTGACCTATCGACATTCATTAAGG AGTTATGCATCAATACTCTATCTTAGGATTCCACCTGGTTTCCGGATTATTCTCCGTGGCAAAGATGTTGAGCATCACAACATAGTGAATGATATGATGATGACCAAGGAGGTTACTTATCGCCCACAGGCTGGTGTAGATGGGATCCCAAGAGATGTCAAT ATGGTTGCCATTGTCAATATTGGATTTGTGAAGGATGCCAATGCTCACATTGATGTTCAAGGATTCAATGTTTATCACAAAAATAGACTTATCAAG CCATTTTGGAGAGTTTGGCATCCTCCTGGAAGTGATGGCCGTGGAGTCATAG GGGTCTTGGAAGCAAATTTTGTTGAACCAGCTCATGATAAGCAGGGGTTTGAGCGTACGACAGTTCTTTCAAGGCTTGAAAAGAAATTAGTAGAAATGCAAAAGCACTACTG GACTAGCAACTGTCACAAGATTGGCTATGCTCCGCGACGTAGTAAAAAATCAGCTAATGAGGAAG ACAATTCTCCTGACTCTTCTCTAAAATATAAATCGGCAAAGAATGCTGAGATGAATGATAAGGCACCTGATTCAGGAAAGAGATCCTTGCGCTCTAACTCAGTGGACGTTAGTCAAAATGGGCATACAGAACAGGGGAATAATAGAAGTAGAACACCTGGAAAAAGATTGAGTTATTCTGAACGATCATCACCTGCTGCTGAGGATGTTAGTGATGATGATGGTCCAACTAATGTCCACAAGAGTCAAAGAAatgatttttctcaaaaatcatcATCTACCAGGAAATTACATGGGAAACACAGCTCTCAAACCTGTTCAAGGTCAAGGTCTGCGATAGCTGGGCACAATTTCTCTAAAGGTGGAAAACCTGTTGGAATTACAACAGAGTTGGACTCTGAG AGTGAGGATGTTGGAAATGGATCCTCAGAGGTATTGGATCAGTTGAaagaagaaaatcatgttttgaaaGAAAG AattgaaagaaaagaggaagagaTCTTAGGGGATCTACTAAAAGATTTAGatgaagaaaagaagagatgcAAGTCATTAGAAGCACAG TTGGAGGgagcaaaagaagaaattcaagAACTAAGGAAGGAACAAGAGAGTTTGATAGATATTTTCTCTGAGGAGAGGCAGCGTCGTGAAATTGAGGAGGAAAATTTGAGAAAGAAGTTGAAg GATGCATCAAATACCATCCAAGATTTGCTTGACAAGGTGAGACTACTGGAGAAAACAAGGTCCATTTCAAATGGCAAACGGGAGCGTTGA